In Strix aluco isolate bStrAlu1 chromosome 22, bStrAlu1.hap1, whole genome shotgun sequence, a genomic segment contains:
- the AGTRAP gene encoding type-1 angiotensin II receptor-associated protein isoform X1 yields the protein MELPAVNLKAIILVHWLLTVWGCMNYMFPDSYAWGNFSVLAVGIWAIVQRDSLDAIMMFLTGLLLTILTDIIHVSVFYPSNNNLTDAKRFSIGMAIFSLLLKPVSCYLVYRMYRERGGEYTFNIDLESSSDSHFARNGVTRAGRDRSTYESIDQQDAPPQWPDSSKTAQPPY from the exons ATGGAGCTGCCTGCCGTCAACCTCAAG GCCATCATTCTGGTACACTGGCTGCTCACAGTGTG GGGATGCATGAATTACATGTTTCCAGACTCCTATGCCTGGGGAAATTTCAGTGTCCTTGCAGTGGGGATCTGGGCCATTGTGCAGCGAGATTCCCTTGATGCCATCATGATG TTCCTGACGGGCCTGCTGCTCACAATCCTCACAGACATCATTCATGTCTCTGTCTTCTACCCTTCAAACAACAATCTCACCGATGCAAAGCGTTTCAGTATAGGCATGGCCATCTTCAGCCTCCTCCTCAAACCTGTGTCCTGCTATTTGGTGTATCGGATGTATCGGGAGCGTGGAGGAGAGTACACCTTTAACATAG ACCTGGAGTCCTCGTCTGACAGCCATTTTGCCCGCAATG GTGTCACCCGTGCAGGCCGGGATCGCAGCACCTATGAGTCAATTGATCAGCAGGATGCCCCTCCACAGTGGCCTGACTCAAGCAAGACAGCCCAGCCGCCGTACTGA
- the AGTRAP gene encoding type-1 angiotensin II receptor-associated protein isoform X2 produces MELPAVNLKAIILVHWLLTVWGCMNYMFPDSYAWGNFSVLAVGIWAIVQRDSLDAIMMFLTGLLLTILTDIIHVSVFYPSNNNLTDAKRFSIGMAIFSLLLKPVSCYLVYRMYRERGGEYTFNIGVTRAGRDRSTYESIDQQDAPPQWPDSSKTAQPPY; encoded by the exons ATGGAGCTGCCTGCCGTCAACCTCAAG GCCATCATTCTGGTACACTGGCTGCTCACAGTGTG GGGATGCATGAATTACATGTTTCCAGACTCCTATGCCTGGGGAAATTTCAGTGTCCTTGCAGTGGGGATCTGGGCCATTGTGCAGCGAGATTCCCTTGATGCCATCATGATG TTCCTGACGGGCCTGCTGCTCACAATCCTCACAGACATCATTCATGTCTCTGTCTTCTACCCTTCAAACAACAATCTCACCGATGCAAAGCGTTTCAGTATAGGCATGGCCATCTTCAGCCTCCTCCTCAAACCTGTGTCCTGCTATTTGGTGTATCGGATGTATCGGGAGCGTGGAGGAGAGTACACCTTTAACATAG GTGTCACCCGTGCAGGCCGGGATCGCAGCACCTATGAGTCAATTGATCAGCAGGATGCCCCTCCACAGTGGCCTGACTCAAGCAAGACAGCCCAGCCGCCGTACTGA